One stretch of Tepidibacter hydrothermalis DNA includes these proteins:
- a CDS encoding elongator complex protein 3, with product MKRRIIPVFVPHKGCPHDCIFCNQKKITGVSTDVSANDVKNIIEQYLETMNGDLHIEVAFFGGSFTAIDMNIQKELLSVAKEYVDKGIIKDIRLSTRPDCIDEAILDNLKEHKVSIIELGVQSMDDDVLEQSIRGHSQDDVLNAVKLIKKYGFELGLQMMLGLPSDTEQKCIQTANKFIDLRPSFVRIYPTLVVKDTGLEKLYKENKYSPFDLDNTIEISKKLLIKFQLENIKVIRVGLQTTEDISLGKDVVCGPHHPSLRELIEARIYRDYIENVIKSEDIEKSIIVYVNKKNVSKIVGNKKSNIIYLYERYNVKMSVKEENLDVDEFCFGYNEVLNKTSLNEIYKNLYNLYNI from the coding sequence ATGAAAAGAAGAATAATACCAGTATTTGTACCTCACAAGGGATGTCCCCACGATTGTATTTTTTGTAATCAAAAGAAAATAACTGGGGTATCAACTGATGTTAGTGCAAATGACGTTAAAAATATAATTGAGCAATATTTAGAGACCATGAATGGAGATTTACATATAGAGGTTGCGTTTTTTGGAGGAAGTTTTACTGCTATAGATATGAATATTCAAAAGGAATTATTGTCTGTAGCTAAAGAATATGTCGATAAGGGAATAATAAAAGATATAAGACTTTCAACAAGACCAGATTGCATAGATGAAGCCATACTTGATAACTTAAAAGAACATAAAGTAAGTATTATAGAACTTGGGGTTCAATCTATGGACGATGATGTATTAGAACAAAGTATAAGAGGTCATTCTCAAGATGATGTATTAAATGCTGTAAAACTTATAAAAAAATACGGATTTGAACTTGGACTTCAAATGATGTTGGGCCTTCCAAGTGATACTGAGCAAAAATGCATTCAAACAGCTAATAAATTCATAGATTTAAGACCTAGCTTTGTAAGAATATATCCAACACTTGTAGTAAAGGATACAGGTCTTGAAAAGCTATATAAAGAAAATAAATATAGTCCATTTGATTTAGATAATACTATAGAAATATCTAAAAAGCTTCTAATAAAGTTTCAATTAGAAAATATAAAGGTAATAAGAGTTGGGCTTCAAACTACAGAAGATATATCTCTTGGAAAAGACGTTGTATGCGGACCACATCATCCATCTCTTAGAGAACTTATTGAAGCTAGAATATATAGAGACTATATAGAGAATGTAATAAAAAGTGAGGATATAGAAAAATCTATCATTGTTTATGTAAATAAAAAGAATGTATCAAAAATAGTTGGAAATAAAAAAAGTAATATAATATACTTATATGAAAGATACAATGTGAAAATGTCTGTTAAAGAAGAAAATTTAGATGTAGATGAGTTTTGTTTTGGGTATAATGAAGTTTTAAATAAGACAAGCTTAAATGAAATATACAAGAATTTATACAATCTATATAACATTTAA